A stretch of Aureispira sp. CCB-E DNA encodes these proteins:
- the rocD gene encoding ornithine--oxo-acid transaminase: METTTNVTLSSQDLMDLEDKHGAHNYHPLGVVLAKGEGVYVWDVEGKQYFDFLSAYSAVNQGHCHPRLVTAITEQASTLNLTSRAFYNDKLGVFEKFATEYFGYDKLLPMNTGAEGVETAIKICRKWGYEKKGIEANKAKIIVCGENFHGRTVTIISFSSDPDARGNFGPYTPGFEAVPYNDLDALKAVMEADAANIAGFLVEPIQGEAGVNVPDDGFLAKAYELCQQHNVLFIGDEIQTGIARTGRLLACDYDNVRPDILILGKALSGGMYPVSAVLADNEIMNVIKPGQHGSTYGGNPMACAVAMEALNIVKDEALADNAFELGKVFRERMNQLAEKTDLIAKVRGKGLLNAILINDTPDSSTAMDICIALSKNGLLAKPTHGNIIRFAPPLVMTAAQLDECCKIIETTILNFKKA; the protein is encoded by the coding sequence ATGGAAACGACAACAAATGTAACATTAAGTTCTCAAGATTTAATGGATTTAGAAGATAAGCACGGTGCTCATAATTATCATCCACTGGGTGTGGTTTTGGCTAAAGGTGAAGGGGTTTATGTATGGGATGTAGAAGGAAAGCAGTATTTTGATTTCTTATCTGCATATTCTGCAGTGAACCAAGGACACTGTCACCCTAGACTAGTTACGGCTATCACGGAGCAAGCATCAACACTAAACTTGACTTCTAGAGCTTTTTATAACGATAAATTGGGTGTGTTTGAAAAATTTGCAACGGAGTACTTTGGTTATGATAAACTATTGCCGATGAACACTGGAGCAGAAGGGGTTGAAACAGCAATTAAAATATGTCGAAAGTGGGGATATGAGAAAAAAGGAATTGAAGCAAACAAAGCAAAAATTATTGTTTGTGGAGAAAACTTTCATGGACGTACTGTAACCATCATTTCGTTTTCTAGCGATCCTGATGCAAGAGGAAATTTTGGTCCTTATACGCCAGGGTTTGAAGCGGTTCCATATAATGATTTGGATGCTCTAAAAGCAGTAATGGAGGCTGATGCTGCTAATATTGCTGGATTTTTGGTAGAGCCCATTCAAGGAGAAGCAGGTGTAAATGTTCCAGACGATGGTTTTTTAGCAAAAGCTTATGAATTGTGTCAGCAGCACAATGTTTTGTTTATTGGAGACGAAATTCAAACAGGAATTGCTCGTACAGGTCGTTTGTTGGCTTGTGATTATGATAATGTGCGTCCAGATATTCTAATCTTAGGAAAAGCACTTTCGGGGGGAATGTATCCTGTATCAGCAGTTTTAGCAGATAATGAGATTATGAACGTGATCAAGCCAGGACAGCATGGTTCTACTTATGGTGGTAATCCTATGGCTTGTGCAGTAGCTATGGAAGCCTTAAATATTGTAAAAGACGAAGCATTGGCTGATAATGCTTTTGAGTTAGGAAAGGTGTTCCGAGAGCGAATGAATCAATTGGCTGAAAAAACGGATTTGATCGCCAAAGTAAGAGGTAAAGGTTTGTTGAATGCTATTTTGATTAACGATACACCAGATAGTTCTACGGCTATGGATATTTGTATTGCCTTGTCTAAGAATGGTTTATTGGCAAAACCTACACACGGAAATATCATTCGTTTTGCGCCTCCTTTAGTGATGACAGCTGCTCAGTTGGATGAGTGTTGCAAAATTATTGAAACAACAATACTTAATTTTAAGAAGGCATAA
- a CDS encoding T9SS type A sorting domain-containing protein translates to MKKILVILIASGICLFNKSVWAQNCAESNAQEYIQNSDMKILFRNGGDMFWDGDIQAQYAVPYVYNSNNQAHSMFAAATWMGALDPGGQVLLSAQTYRARGNDYWAGPIDEATGMVYDCAGFDHIWKVQRWAIEQHIADYNDNGIIDGPVNPSILQWPGRNNPDFLAQMGFPLPANQDLAPFFDANNNGIYDPMGGDYPVFEDGNPNAIAEEILWSVFNDQGGLQTQSRGLALNVEVQQTAYLFSCSNDPLLNKTLFVKHKVINRNPLKLYDYYYGVWLDFDMGCGEDDYMGTIPSKNTIYSYNADNDDDNPCAVTGEAGYGTNPPVQAVTILNHDLAHSIYYVGTQGSDPVSQNVYYRLLTGKFMDGTPLTHGGNGYNSNDPNAIPVNYAFPDNPNDAAGWSMYTENLWGFDQRTVGSIYKDSLLPGEIFTVDLAYSYHRDPDSNHLQNVNLMEQQIDLVQQYYDNNFSMACTQSVFCTSNCVYPGDANNNGVDNDFDILEMGLKYGGAAVARTQIGDHWMPHMPPTPITNAYVDANGDNIIDTLDLIANKENWQKTHSLYTGAVEGFNTVGTDLFFERYYSTSMPISLAADTIVPLRGYAVLDVNFGDAVQNITDLHGVTFRVNYDEAVLNLNLQATASSPVFGLGYTNLDNGWLDDDGAPVHARMTSEDGRIHYVGTRLNQVNYTGGGNLGRLIFRVDADAPVNAGTMSTQVCFEDFKAIRADGTTISIGAECATILYRDTNYTSIQKIERAAPAISIYPNPTNYQLNIDLGTEQNVSLQLFNVLGEMVQTIEDARGVVELKKGELAQGMYTIVAHFENGTRSTHKVLFN, encoded by the coding sequence ATGAAAAAAATACTTGTTATTCTTATAGCCTCAGGAATATGCTTGTTTAATAAAAGTGTTTGGGCGCAAAACTGTGCAGAATCTAATGCACAGGAATATATCCAAAATTCGGATATGAAAATCTTATTTCGAAATGGGGGAGATATGTTTTGGGATGGCGATATTCAAGCTCAATATGCCGTACCTTATGTCTATAATTCAAATAACCAAGCCCATTCTATGTTTGCGGCGGCTACTTGGATGGGAGCTCTTGACCCAGGAGGACAAGTGCTATTATCAGCGCAAACATACCGTGCTAGAGGAAATGATTATTGGGCAGGTCCAATAGATGAGGCGACAGGAATGGTTTATGATTGTGCTGGATTTGACCATATTTGGAAAGTACAGCGTTGGGCAATTGAGCAGCATATAGCAGATTACAACGACAATGGGATTATTGATGGTCCTGTCAATCCCAGTATTTTGCAATGGCCAGGCAGAAATAATCCTGATTTTTTGGCACAAATGGGGTTCCCATTGCCTGCCAATCAAGATTTAGCGCCATTTTTTGATGCCAATAACAATGGTATCTATGATCCTATGGGAGGTGATTATCCTGTATTTGAAGATGGTAATCCCAATGCTATTGCAGAAGAAATATTGTGGTCTGTATTTAATGACCAAGGAGGACTACAAACACAAAGTCGAGGACTAGCTTTAAACGTAGAAGTGCAACAAACGGCTTATTTGTTTTCCTGCTCTAACGACCCATTATTGAATAAAACGTTGTTTGTAAAACATAAAGTTATCAATCGAAATCCATTAAAACTATATGATTATTATTATGGTGTTTGGCTTGATTTTGATATGGGCTGCGGAGAAGACGACTATATGGGAACGATACCCAGTAAAAACACTATATATTCTTACAACGCTGATAACGACGATGATAATCCTTGTGCAGTAACAGGTGAGGCGGGTTATGGTACTAATCCACCTGTACAAGCCGTTACTATACTAAATCATGATTTGGCGCATAGTATCTATTATGTAGGAACACAAGGATCAGACCCTGTTAGTCAAAACGTATATTATCGTCTGTTAACAGGAAAATTTATGGATGGTACCCCATTGACTCATGGAGGTAATGGTTATAATTCCAATGATCCCAATGCAATACCAGTAAATTATGCATTTCCTGACAATCCCAACGATGCAGCAGGATGGTCTATGTATACTGAAAATCTATGGGGATTCGACCAACGTACTGTTGGTTCTATCTATAAAGACAGTTTATTACCTGGAGAAATCTTTACCGTAGATTTAGCTTATTCTTATCATAGAGACCCTGACAGTAATCACCTTCAGAATGTCAACTTGATGGAGCAACAAATAGATTTGGTTCAGCAATATTATGATAATAATTTTTCTATGGCGTGTACACAATCCGTTTTTTGTACCAGCAATTGTGTCTATCCAGGGGATGCCAATAACAATGGAGTAGACAATGATTTTGATATTTTGGAAATGGGACTAAAGTATGGTGGGGCAGCAGTGGCTCGTACTCAAATAGGTGATCATTGGATGCCTCATATGCCACCAACACCTATTACGAATGCTTATGTGGATGCGAACGGTGACAATATCATAGATACATTGGATTTGATCGCTAATAAAGAAAATTGGCAAAAAACGCACAGTTTGTACACGGGAGCTGTGGAAGGTTTTAACACGGTTGGAACCGACTTGTTTTTTGAACGTTATTACAGTACTTCAATGCCTATTTCTCTTGCGGCTGATACAATAGTACCGTTAAGAGGTTACGCTGTCTTGGATGTTAATTTTGGTGATGCTGTACAAAATATTACAGATTTGCATGGTGTGACATTTAGAGTTAATTATGATGAGGCTGTTTTGAATTTGAATCTACAAGCAACAGCAAGCAGTCCAGTTTTTGGGCTAGGATATACAAACTTAGACAATGGTTGGTTGGACGATGATGGAGCACCTGTTCATGCTCGAATGACATCGGAAGATGGTCGAATTCATTATGTTGGCACCCGTCTTAATCAAGTCAATTATACAGGAGGAGGAAACCTTGGGCGTCTAATTTTTAGAGTAGATGCCGACGCTCCAGTAAATGCAGGTACGATGTCTACACAGGTTTGTTTTGAGGACTTCAAAGCGATTCGAGCAGACGGAACAACAATTTCAATAGGAGCGGAGTGTGCAACAATTCTATATCGCGATACAAATTATACAAGCATACAAAAAATAGAAAGAGCTGCGCCCGCTATTAGTATTTACCCTAATCCAACCAATTATCAATTGAATATTGATTTGGGAACAGAGCAAAATGTTTCTCTTCAACTTTTTAATGTTTTGGGAGAAATGGTACAAACTATCGAAGATGCAAGAGGAGTGGTTGAATTGAAAAAAGGAGAGTTGGCACAAGGAATGTACACGATAGTAGCTCATTTTGAGAATGGAACTAGATCCACACACAAGGTATTATTTAATTAA
- a CDS encoding SEC-C metal-binding domain-containing protein, which yields MAITTKEQAFQVLETQKNGIPFEAIDFLYNSPTDEDILNKIRSTLEQIYDNIDQLEEGFYSEQTPKVNNTPKIGRNAPCPCSSGKKYKKCCLKNK from the coding sequence ATGGCTATTACCACCAAAGAACAAGCCTTTCAGGTTTTAGAAACTCAAAAAAATGGAATTCCATTTGAAGCGATTGATTTTTTGTATAACAGTCCTACAGATGAAGATATTCTAAACAAAATACGTTCTACTTTAGAACAAATTTATGATAATATCGACCAATTAGAGGAAGGTTTTTATTCAGAACAAACACCTAAGGTCAATAACACTCCTAAAATAGGTCGAAACGCCCCTTGCCCTTGTAGTTCGGGAAAGAAATACAAAAAATGTTGTCTAAAGAACAAATAA
- a CDS encoding TlpA disulfide reductase family protein, translating to MKQFLLFLPILALFSCQETTSSEQTEKPKDYVVFSGKIAHTTADSLAILSRDFAKTIAIKEDGSFTDTFSVEPGTYYFTTRQKGMIVFLKDGYDLSLDVDAEDFAETAKFTGEGAKENNYLVAKARFETELYDQNLTHLDSTQLDSATQVLVDQAKDYINSQKDIDSILIHENLNELSIIAQSLKEYHLEIIRLKNEMPKGSSSPIFTDFENYDGSKTSLSDLKGKNVYIDVWATWCGPCKAEIPALKKLEHDYEGKNIAFVSLSIDDAQAHQGSWEVANQKWRAMVKDKELGGIQLLAPKGWEDPFIRAYKINSIPRFILLDTEGNIISASAPRPSDESLRTLFDEII from the coding sequence ATGAAACAGTTCCTTCTTTTTCTCCCGATTCTTGCCCTCTTTTCTTGCCAAGAAACTACTTCATCAGAGCAAACTGAAAAACCTAAAGATTATGTGGTATTTTCGGGAAAAATTGCCCATACAACTGCTGATTCGTTAGCAATTTTATCCCGTGATTTCGCTAAAACAATTGCCATAAAAGAAGATGGCAGTTTCACAGATACATTTAGTGTCGAACCTGGTACCTATTATTTTACAACTAGGCAAAAAGGAATGATTGTCTTTTTAAAAGATGGTTATGATCTTTCGTTGGATGTAGATGCGGAGGACTTTGCAGAAACCGCTAAATTTACAGGAGAAGGCGCTAAAGAAAATAACTATCTAGTTGCTAAGGCTCGTTTTGAAACAGAATTATACGATCAAAACTTAACACATTTAGACTCTACTCAGTTGGATAGTGCTACTCAAGTTCTTGTCGATCAAGCGAAAGACTACATCAATTCTCAAAAAGATATAGACTCTATTTTGATCCATGAGAATTTAAATGAATTGTCTATCATCGCTCAATCTTTAAAAGAATATCACTTAGAGATCATTCGATTAAAAAACGAAATGCCTAAAGGTAGTAGCTCTCCTATCTTTACTGATTTTGAGAATTATGACGGAAGCAAAACATCTCTTTCTGATTTAAAAGGCAAAAATGTATACATCGATGTTTGGGCAACTTGGTGTGGTCCTTGTAAAGCAGAAATACCTGCTTTAAAAAAATTGGAACACGATTATGAAGGCAAAAATATTGCTTTTGTAAGTTTATCCATTGATGATGCTCAAGCACACCAAGGTTCATGGGAAGTTGCCAACCAAAAATGGAGAGCGATGGTCAAAGATAAAGAACTCGGAGGCATACAACTATTGGCACCCAAAGGCTGGGAAGACCCCTTCATTCGTGCTTACAAAATTAATAGCATTCCTCGTTTTATTCTATTAGATACCGAAGGTAATATTATTAGTGCAAGTGCTCCAAGACCAAGTGACGAAAGCTTACGAACCTTGTTTGACGAAATTATTTAA
- a CDS encoding tetratricopeptide repeat protein, protein MPKFLSLPIFVLLPFTFFAQSDAYHQAITQGESAQANRQYAQAIQYYTQAIQLEPTNVEAYLRQLNVAIQKRDLTTFKRTIGQLEGLEYPLPLEIYITYAQLAKKQRLYNDGLKMLAKAELRHKTNKTILVHRADLYQKLNDNAAVIKTLNQALELNPQNMDIVHQLATIYIDINTRKSIDLFKKLSTNPTYKDVALSSLGLLHTKLYQADPGPNNRNNLVLALQYYNEYYKKHPQNQDAKTMIDNIRILLES, encoded by the coding sequence ATGCCCAAATTCTTATCCTTGCCTATTTTTGTACTTTTGCCCTTTACTTTTTTTGCACAGTCTGATGCTTATCATCAAGCCATTACACAAGGAGAAAGTGCACAAGCCAACCGCCAATATGCGCAAGCCATACAGTATTATACTCAGGCGATACAATTGGAACCTACCAATGTAGAGGCTTATCTAAGGCAATTAAATGTTGCTATACAAAAAAGGGATTTAACCACATTTAAACGTACAATTGGGCAATTAGAAGGGTTAGAGTATCCTCTGCCTTTAGAAATTTATATTACTTATGCTCAATTGGCAAAAAAACAACGCCTTTATAACGATGGATTAAAAATGCTTGCCAAAGCAGAATTAAGACACAAAACAAACAAAACAATATTAGTGCATCGTGCTGATCTATATCAAAAGCTAAATGATAATGCTGCTGTTATTAAAACACTTAACCAAGCCTTAGAGTTGAATCCTCAAAATATGGATATTGTCCATCAACTAGCAACCATTTATATAGATATCAATACTCGAAAAAGCATTGATTTATTTAAAAAATTATCCACCAACCCTACGTACAAAGATGTAGCGCTTAGTTCTTTGGGACTACTTCACACCAAGCTATATCAAGCTGACCCAGGACCTAACAATCGAAATAATTTAGTTTTGGCATTGCAGTATTATAATGAATATTACAAAAAACACCCCCAAAATCAAGATGCTAAAACGATGATTGATAATATCCGTATTTTGTTAGAATCTTAA
- a CDS encoding ATP-grasp domain-containing protein, protein MRILFCDSGFNPKEIDYMYQEEYAAAKAANLSCSLISFEALKKGNLDVALRFVHPASEKEQAVYRGWMLTQEQYQTLYEALFQRNIQLINTPEEYAFCHYLPNSYETIKAVTPQSIFKPLNGAFDMEDFREDLKVFDNRPIIVKDYVKSQKHYWEEACFIPDASDLANVEKITKRFIELQDVDLNVGIVYRAFLNLQPLAIHSTSGMPLTKEFRIFVKNGKIIQSLMYWDEGNYAASLPNLSFLENVIPTINSSFFCIDIAQQENGQWIVVELGDGQVSGLPENADKATFYNHFS, encoded by the coding sequence ATGCGCATTTTATTTTGTGATAGTGGATTCAATCCTAAAGAAATAGACTATATGTACCAAGAAGAATATGCCGCCGCAAAGGCAGCTAATCTTTCTTGTTCTTTGATTAGCTTTGAAGCCCTCAAAAAAGGCAATCTAGATGTTGCCCTTCGATTTGTTCATCCAGCCTCTGAGAAAGAACAGGCAGTTTATAGAGGATGGATGTTGACGCAGGAACAATACCAAACATTGTATGAGGCATTGTTCCAACGCAATATTCAACTAATCAATACGCCTGAGGAATATGCCTTTTGTCATTACCTACCCAATTCCTACGAAACCATAAAGGCAGTCACGCCCCAAAGCATCTTCAAGCCTCTAAATGGTGCCTTTGATATGGAAGATTTTAGAGAAGATTTAAAAGTTTTTGACAATCGCCCTATTATCGTTAAAGACTACGTTAAGTCTCAAAAGCATTATTGGGAAGAAGCTTGTTTTATTCCAGATGCAAGTGATTTAGCCAATGTTGAAAAAATAACCAAACGTTTTATTGAGTTACAAGATGTAGATTTGAATGTAGGGATTGTGTATCGAGCGTTTTTAAACCTACAACCTTTAGCCATACATTCTACGAGTGGGATGCCCTTAACAAAGGAGTTTAGAATTTTTGTCAAAAATGGCAAAATCATTCAAAGTTTAATGTATTGGGATGAAGGAAATTACGCGGCTAGTTTGCCCAACCTTTCGTTCTTAGAAAACGTTATTCCTACTATAAACAGTAGTTTTTTCTGCATTGATATTGCCCAACAAGAAAATGGTCAATGGATTGTTGTAGAATTAGGAGATGGTCAAGTCTCTGGATTGCCAGAAAATGCCGATAAAGCTACATTTTATAACCATTTCTCTTAA
- a CDS encoding T9SS type A sorting domain-containing protein: MKKQLLIVTLFLASCYHNLSKAQSCMESTAQEYIQNSDMKILFRNGGDMFWDGSSQAQYAVPYTYNSNNQTHSIFAAGTWMGAYDPGGNLLLSAQTYRSSGNDYWAGPIDEATGMVYDCAGFDRIWKVQRWAIEQHIADYNDNGVIDGPVNPSILQWPGRDNPDFLAQMGFPLLVNQDLAPFYDANNNGIYDPMGGDYPVFENGNPNAIAEEILWSVFNDNGNVHTQSNGQALKVEVQQTAYLFSCSNDPLLNKTLFVKHKVINRNPIKLRDYYYGVWLDFDMGCSHDDYIGTIPSKNTMYAYNADNNDDNPCGTAGIAGYGTNPPVQAVTILNHNLAHSIYYINGSNPVGDPTSSIGYYRLLSGKFMDGTPLTHGGNGYNVNDPNATLTNHAFPDNPNDPAGWSMYTENLSGLDQRIIGSVYKDSLLPGETFIVDLAYSYHRDPDSNHVQNVNLMEQQIDLVQQYYDNNFALTGCTQPTFCTNNCVYPGDANNNGVDNDFDILEMGLKYGGAAVARTQIGDHWMPHTPPTPIINAYVDANGDNTVDTLDLIVNKDNWEKTHSLYTGAVEGFNTVGTDLFFERYYNSSSLPISLAKDTVVLLNGYAVLDVNFGDAVQNITDLHGVTFRVNYDETTLNLQGIGNNPVFGLGYSNLDNGWLDDDGAPVHARMILEDGRIHYVGTRLNQVNYTGGGKIGRLIFKVDANAPINAATMSTQVCFEDFKAIRADGTTISIGAECATILYRDTNYTSIQKIERTAPAISIYPNPTDYQLNIDLGTEQNVSIQLFNVLGEAVQTIKDANGIVELYKNDLAQGIYTMVVEFKNGTKSSHKVVFN; this comes from the coding sequence ATGAAAAAACAACTCTTAATAGTTACTTTATTTCTAGCAAGTTGCTACCACAATTTATCAAAGGCACAATCTTGTATGGAATCAACAGCGCAAGAATATATCCAAAATTCGGATATGAAAATCTTATTCCGCAATGGAGGAGATATGTTTTGGGATGGTAGTTCTCAAGCTCAATATGCCGTACCTTATACCTATAATTCAAATAACCAAACCCATTCTATATTTGCTGCGGGGACTTGGATGGGGGCTTATGACCCAGGTGGAAATCTACTATTATCAGCGCAAACGTATCGTTCTAGTGGAAATGATTATTGGGCAGGCCCAATAGATGAGGCAACAGGGATGGTTTATGATTGTGCAGGATTCGATCGCATTTGGAAAGTACAGCGTTGGGCAATTGAACAACATATAGCAGATTACAACGATAATGGGGTCATTGATGGTCCTGTTAACCCAAGTATCTTGCAATGGCCAGGCAGAGACAATCCTGATTTCTTAGCGCAAATGGGCTTCCCATTACTTGTCAATCAAGATTTGGCGCCATTTTATGATGCGAATAACAACGGTATCTATGATCCTATGGGAGGCGATTATCCTGTGTTTGAAAATGGTAACCCTAATGCTATTGCCGAAGAAATACTGTGGTCTGTATTTAACGACAATGGAAATGTACACACCCAAAGCAATGGTCAAGCTCTAAAGGTAGAAGTGCAACAAACGGCTTATTTGTTTTCCTGCTCTAACGATCCATTATTGAACAAAACGTTGTTTGTAAAACACAAAGTTATTAATCGTAATCCAATAAAACTCCGTGATTATTACTACGGTGTTTGGTTAGATTTTGATATGGGCTGTTCTCACGACGATTATATCGGAACCATACCTAGCAAAAATACGATGTATGCTTACAATGCTGATAATAACGATGATAACCCTTGTGGAACAGCAGGTATAGCAGGATATGGCACCAATCCACCTGTACAAGCGGTTACTATACTAAATCATAATTTAGCACATAGCATTTATTATATCAATGGCTCGAATCCAGTGGGAGATCCTACTAGTTCAATCGGTTATTACCGCTTATTATCGGGGAAATTTATGGATGGTACACCATTAACTCATGGAGGCAATGGTTATAATGTCAATGATCCCAATGCAACACTTACAAACCATGCTTTTCCTGATAATCCCAATGATCCAGCAGGGTGGTCTATGTATACTGAAAATCTATCGGGACTTGATCAACGTATTATCGGTTCTGTTTATAAAGATAGTCTATTGCCAGGAGAAACTTTTATTGTAGACTTAGCTTATTCTTACCATAGAGATCCTGACAGCAACCATGTACAGAATGTCAACTTGATGGAGCAACAAATAGATTTGGTTCAACAGTATTATGATAATAATTTTGCTTTGACGGGCTGTACACAACCTACTTTTTGTACTAATAATTGTGTTTATCCAGGGGATGCCAATAACAATGGGGTAGACAATGATTTTGATATTTTGGAAATGGGACTAAAGTATGGTGGGGCAGCAGTGGCTCGTACTCAAATAGGCGATCATTGGATGCCTCACACGCCACCAACACCTATTATCAATGCTTATGTAGATGCGAATGGTGACAATACCGTAGATACATTGGATTTGATTGTTAATAAAGACAACTGGGAGAAAACACATAGTTTGTATACGGGAGCTGTCGAAGGCTTTAACACGGTAGGAACGGACTTATTTTTTGAACGTTATTATAATAGTTCTTCGTTGCCTATTTCCCTTGCTAAGGATACAGTGGTTTTGTTAAATGGCTATGCTGTATTGGATGTGAACTTTGGGGATGCTGTGCAAAATATTACAGATTTGCATGGAGTGACATTTAGAGTGAATTACGATGAAACTACTTTGAACCTACAAGGAATAGGAAACAATCCAGTTTTTGGGCTAGGATATTCAAACTTAGACAATGGTTGGTTGGACGATGATGGAGCACCTGTTCACGCTCGGATGATACTGGAAGATGGTAGAATTCACTATGTTGGTACCCGTCTCAATCAAGTCAATTATACAGGAGGGGGAAAAATCGGTCGCTTGATTTTTAAAGTAGATGCCAATGCTCCAATAAATGCAGCTACAATGTCCACGCAAGTTTGTTTTGAGGACTTTAAAGCGATTCGAGCAGACGGAACAACAATTTCAATAGGAGCGGAGTGTGCAACAATTCTATATCGCGATACAAATTATACAAGCATACAAAAAATAGAAAGAACTGCGCCCGCTATTAGTATTTATCCTAATCCAACCGATTATCAATTGAATATTGATTTAGGAACAGAGCAAAATGTTTCAATTCAACTCTTTAATGTTTTGGGAGAAGCTGTACAAACTATCAAAGATGCAAATGGTATTGTAGAATTATACAAAAATGATTTGGCACAAGGAATCTATACTATGGTTGTCGAATTTAAAAATGGGACAAAATCTAGCCATAAGGTTGTGTTCAACTAA
- a CDS encoding class I SAM-dependent methyltransferase, which translates to MRLYRNLVEASIKALKKIFTENQLADRVVQTTLRSNKKWGSKDRRFLAATIYDAVRWYRTYYEILGKEPQSTQDWWKILGIMWILQGIELPDWETFEALNKEFIINKQAELSTVLKIKTSIPDWLDDLGRQELGNEWAACMEASNEPAELVLRANSLKTSTEDLLINLDKKGVQAQAMELPDAVIVPKRQKLTALPSYERGYFEIQDASSQQVAPFLEVEKGMTVVDACAGAGGKSLHLAALMNNKGNITALDVEEEKLYQLAKRAKRAAVSIIKTQTITSSDTIKNLYDTADRLLLDVPCSGLGTLKRSPHIKWRLTPDFLEQIKQTQQHILQTYTPICKKGGQLVYATCSILPSENQRQVQTFLASEAGRAFQLLKEKQILPNEGFDGFYMALLKRI; encoded by the coding sequence TTGAGACTATATCGAAATTTAGTAGAAGCGTCTATAAAGGCATTAAAAAAAATTTTCACTGAAAATCAGTTGGCTGATCGAGTTGTTCAAACAACCTTGCGTTCCAATAAAAAATGGGGTTCTAAAGATCGGCGTTTTTTAGCCGCTACGATTTATGATGCGGTACGCTGGTACAGAACTTATTATGAAATATTGGGTAAAGAGCCTCAAAGCACACAAGATTGGTGGAAAATATTGGGTATTATGTGGATACTCCAAGGCATCGAACTACCTGACTGGGAGACCTTTGAAGCGTTAAATAAGGAATTTATTATAAATAAACAGGCTGAGTTGTCTACAGTTTTAAAAATAAAAACGTCGATTCCTGATTGGCTAGATGATTTGGGACGCCAAGAATTGGGCAACGAATGGGCTGCCTGTATGGAAGCTTCTAACGAACCTGCTGAATTGGTACTTCGTGCCAATAGCTTAAAAACAAGTACCGAAGATTTGCTAATTAATTTGGATAAAAAAGGTGTCCAAGCTCAAGCGATGGAACTGCCCGATGCCGTTATTGTTCCCAAACGACAAAAATTAACGGCTTTGCCTAGTTATGAGAGAGGATATTTTGAAATTCAAGATGCCTCTTCACAACAAGTCGCTCCCTTTTTGGAAGTCGAAAAAGGAATGACCGTTGTAGATGCTTGTGCTGGCGCAGGAGGCAAAAGTTTGCATTTAGCTGCCTTGATGAACAACAAAGGAAATATTACTGCTTTGGATGTGGAGGAAGAGAAACTGTATCAACTTGCTAAACGTGCTAAAAGAGCCGCCGTTTCTATTATCAAAACACAAACGATTACGAGTTCAGATACAATCAAGAACTTATATGATACTGCCGATCGTTTGTTGTTAGACGTTCCTTGTTCTGGCTTAGGAACCTTAAAACGCAGCCCACACATCAAGTGGCGTTTAACTCCTGATTTTTTAGAACAAATTAAGCAAACACAACAACATATTTTGCAAACATATACCCCTATTTGTAAAAAAGGAGGTCAATTAGTTTATGCTACATGTAGTATTTTGCCTTCCGAAAACCAACGACAAGTGCAAACATTCTTAGCTAGCGAGGCAGGAAGGGCATTTCAGTTGTTGAAAGAAAAACAAATTTTGCCTAATGAAGGTTTTGATGGCTTTTATATGGCGTTATTAAAACGAATCTAA